Proteins found in one Pseudomonas mosselii genomic segment:
- a CDS encoding TIGR03747 family integrating conjugative element membrane protein, with amino-acid sequence MKDAASTAQREQNQRQGLIVGTITLPFRLLGVLIGSLLFSIVVECVGMHLFWKDQGWRHSQQMLQYELGHLSNHFTRSVVVQEPGRTAHELVDTGYEWVFVRSGLLERMSQTAERARAASHGQSRNFRYYISQVYVWAESYLIAAAFTTLTFLVRLLVLVLTLPLILTAAFVGLIDGLVRRDVRRFGAGRESGFIYHRAKASLMPLAVLPWVTYLALPIAVHPLVILLPSAALLGMAVSLTAGSFKKYL; translated from the coding sequence ATGAAGGATGCCGCCTCGACCGCGCAGCGGGAGCAGAACCAGCGCCAGGGGCTGATCGTCGGCACCATCACCTTGCCGTTCCGGCTGCTCGGGGTGCTCATCGGCTCGCTGCTGTTCTCGATCGTGGTGGAGTGCGTCGGCATGCACCTGTTCTGGAAGGACCAGGGCTGGCGCCACTCCCAGCAGATGCTGCAGTACGAACTCGGGCACCTGTCCAACCACTTCACGCGCAGCGTGGTGGTGCAGGAGCCCGGGCGCACGGCGCACGAGCTGGTGGATACCGGGTACGAGTGGGTGTTCGTGCGCTCGGGGTTGCTGGAGCGCATGAGCCAGACCGCCGAGCGCGCCCGCGCGGCCAGCCACGGGCAGAGCCGCAACTTCCGCTACTACATCAGCCAAGTCTATGTCTGGGCCGAAAGCTACCTGATCGCTGCGGCCTTCACGACGCTCACCTTCCTGGTGCGCCTGCTGGTCCTGGTACTCACGCTGCCGCTGATCCTCACTGCAGCATTCGTCGGCCTGATCGACGGCCTGGTGCGACGGGATGTGCGCCGGTTCGGCGCGGGCCGCGAATCCGGCTTCATCTACCACCGCGCGAAGGCCAGCCTGATGCCGTTGGCCGTGCTGCCTTGGGTCACCTATCTCGCACTGCCCATAGCGGTGCATCCTCTGGTCATCCTGCTGCCCAGCGCGGCGTTGCTGGGGATGGCAGTCAGCCTGACCGCAGGCAGCTTCAAGAAGTACTTATGA
- a CDS encoding TIGR03759 family integrating conjugative element protein has translation MKPSILLFAVLVASSQWPAWAQQPATTSARNAQSQERPLAARVLDDRVATEWGLQPQEWARYRELMDGPLGIYSPNLDPLSALGIEARTDEERRRYAELQVQVEARRVEKLLAYQRAYDEAWQRLNPGMQRVNLPDDKPGAGPSSSPLRGSGRMAVFVKDGCAACGQLVQRLQSSGAEFDLYMVGSRQDDARIRDWAKRAQIDPARVRAGSITLNHDGGRWLSLGLPGDLPAAVREVNGQWQRQP, from the coding sequence ATGAAGCCGTCGATCCTCCTTTTCGCGGTCCTGGTGGCGTCGTCGCAATGGCCCGCCTGGGCGCAGCAGCCCGCAACGACCTCGGCGCGCAACGCACAGAGCCAGGAGCGCCCGCTGGCCGCCCGCGTGCTGGACGACCGGGTGGCAACCGAATGGGGCTTGCAGCCACAAGAATGGGCACGCTACCGCGAGCTGATGGATGGGCCGCTGGGTATCTACTCGCCCAACCTGGACCCGCTGTCCGCCCTGGGCATCGAAGCTCGCACGGACGAAGAACGGCGCCGCTATGCGGAACTGCAGGTGCAGGTGGAAGCGCGCCGCGTCGAGAAGCTGCTCGCCTACCAGCGCGCCTACGACGAGGCCTGGCAGCGCCTGAATCCGGGGATGCAGCGCGTGAACCTGCCCGACGACAAGCCGGGCGCCGGCCCATCCAGCAGTCCCTTGCGCGGCAGCGGCCGCATGGCGGTGTTCGTCAAGGACGGCTGCGCAGCCTGCGGACAGCTCGTGCAGCGCCTGCAATCCTCGGGCGCGGAGTTCGACCTGTACATGGTGGGCAGCCGCCAGGATGACGCGCGCATCCGCGACTGGGCCAAGCGCGCGCAGATCGACCCGGCGCGCGTGCGCGCCGGCAGCATCACGCTCAACCACGACGGCGGCCGCTGGCTGTCACTGGGCCTGCCCGGCGATCTGCCCGCCGCCGTGCGCGAAGTGAACGGCCAATGGCAGCGCCAGCCGTAG
- a CDS encoding transglycosylase SLT domain-containing protein, with amino-acid sequence MAAPAVAMPLRALVLTAGLYAVAALAQEVPPPAYQLAAQRAGIPSTVLYAVALQESGIRRNGRLVPWPWSLNVAGQSRRFATRADACAGLQQAMRATPHTRIDAGLGQINLGYHKHRFTGACDLLDPYRNLAVAAEILKEQHTPGEDWLLAIGRYHRPAGGEPAARYRRSVSRHLARVQGTRPAAAVLAARQETSP; translated from the coding sequence ATGGCAGCGCCAGCCGTAGCCATGCCCCTGCGCGCACTGGTGCTCACTGCCGGCCTGTATGCCGTTGCCGCCCTGGCCCAGGAGGTTCCGCCACCGGCTTACCAGCTTGCCGCCCAGCGCGCAGGCATCCCCTCGACCGTGCTCTACGCCGTGGCCTTGCAGGAGAGCGGCATCCGGCGCAACGGGCGCCTGGTGCCGTGGCCGTGGTCCCTCAACGTCGCCGGCCAGTCGCGCCGCTTCGCCACGCGCGCCGACGCCTGCGCTGGCCTGCAGCAGGCGATGCGCGCCACGCCGCACACGCGCATTGATGCGGGCCTGGGCCAGATCAACCTCGGCTACCACAAGCACCGCTTTACCGGCGCGTGCGACCTGCTGGATCCGTATCGCAACCTGGCCGTTGCCGCCGAGATCCTGAAGGAGCAGCACACCCCCGGCGAGGACTGGCTGCTGGCGATCGGCCGCTACCACCGCCCCGCAGGCGGCGAGCCCGCCGCCCGCTATCGGCGCAGCGTGTCGCGCCACCTTGCCCGCGTGCAGGGCACGCGACCAGCCGCCGCGGTCCTCGCGGCGCGCCAGGAGACCTCCCCATGA
- a CDS encoding helicase-related protein: MSLDLETTAAESAPVQGELLDAESSPLTLSLQDFVGEFGDELLDALNSANPPVYTGQPQAHRQLVVASLKRKLFPAQAEVVHAAAELLIDRGERAAIVNGEMGCGKTTVGIATAAVLNAEGYRRTLVLSPPHLVYKWRREIQETVAGAKVWVLNGPDTLVKLIKLREQLGVQPTGQEFFVLGRVRMRMGFHWKPVFTTRRTRHGDVAACPDCGTVITDLDGEPVNPIALQAEECRRKCGHCAAPLWTLIRPRSLSGSDQSSAVLKALKRIPTIGEVTAQKLMQKFGDGFLASMLGDNIHEFINLMDGNGELVFSDRQATRMERAMANMEFGFGEGGYQPSEFIKRYLPQGTFDLLIADEAHEYKNGGSAQGQAMGVLAAKARKTLLLTGTLMGGYGDDLFHLLFRALPGRMIEDGYRPTTSGSMTSAAMAFMRDHGVLKDIYSESTGTAHKTAKGTKVSVRTVKAPGFGPKGVLRCILPFTIFLKLKDIGGNVLPPYDEEFREVAMDTAQAAAYRDLAGRLTAELKQALARRDTTLLGVVLNVLLAWPDCCFRSETVVHPRTRNTLAFVPAQFNEFEISPKERELIDICKEEKAQGRKVLAYTVYTGTRDTTSRLKVLLEQEGFKVAVLRASVDASRREDWIAEQLDRGIDVLITNPELVKTGLDLLEFPTIVFMQSGYNVYSLQQAARRSWRIGQKQPVRVIYLGYAGSSQMTCLELMAKKIMVSQSTSGDVPESGLDVLNQDGDSVEVALARQLVAA, encoded by the coding sequence ATGTCCCTCGATCTCGAAACCACTGCCGCTGAATCCGCGCCCGTACAGGGCGAACTGCTCGACGCGGAATCTTCCCCTCTGACCCTGAGCCTTCAGGATTTTGTCGGCGAGTTCGGCGACGAACTACTCGACGCCCTCAACAGCGCTAATCCGCCGGTCTATACCGGCCAACCGCAGGCGCACCGGCAACTGGTGGTCGCCAGCCTCAAGCGCAAGCTGTTCCCAGCCCAGGCCGAAGTCGTCCACGCCGCCGCCGAGCTGCTGATCGACCGTGGCGAACGTGCTGCGATCGTCAATGGCGAGATGGGCTGCGGCAAGACGACCGTCGGCATTGCCACGGCCGCCGTGCTCAACGCCGAAGGCTATCGCCGCACTCTGGTGCTGTCGCCGCCCCACCTGGTTTACAAGTGGCGGCGCGAGATCCAGGAGACGGTGGCCGGTGCCAAGGTGTGGGTACTCAACGGGCCGGATACGCTCGTCAAGCTCATCAAGCTGCGCGAGCAGTTGGGCGTGCAGCCCACGGGCCAGGAGTTCTTCGTCCTGGGGCGCGTCAGGATGCGGATGGGCTTTCACTGGAAGCCTGTCTTCACCACGCGGCGCACCCGCCACGGCGACGTGGCGGCCTGCCCGGACTGCGGCACGGTCATCACCGACCTCGACGGCGAGCCGGTCAACCCGATCGCGCTCCAAGCCGAGGAGTGCCGCAGGAAGTGCGGCCACTGCGCCGCGCCCCTGTGGACACTGATCCGCCCGCGCAGTCTGTCCGGCAGCGACCAGTCCTCGGCCGTGCTCAAAGCCTTAAAGCGCATACCGACCATCGGAGAGGTCACCGCGCAGAAGCTGATGCAAAAGTTCGGTGACGGGTTCCTGGCGTCGATGCTCGGCGACAACATCCATGAGTTCATCAACCTCATGGATGGCAACGGCGAGCTGGTGTTTTCCGACCGTCAGGCCACGCGCATGGAACGTGCGATGGCCAACATGGAGTTCGGCTTTGGCGAGGGCGGCTATCAGCCGTCCGAGTTCATCAAACGCTACCTGCCGCAAGGCACGTTCGACCTGCTCATCGCCGATGAGGCACATGAGTACAAGAACGGGGGCAGTGCCCAGGGCCAGGCCATGGGCGTGCTGGCGGCGAAGGCTCGCAAGACCTTGCTGCTGACCGGCACGTTGATGGGCGGCTACGGGGACGACCTGTTCCACCTGCTGTTCCGAGCCCTTCCGGGGCGGATGATCGAAGACGGCTACCGCCCGACCACGAGCGGCAGCATGACCTCGGCTGCGATGGCGTTCATGCGCGATCACGGGGTGTTGAAGGACATCTACTCCGAGAGCACCGGCACGGCGCACAAGACGGCCAAGGGCACCAAGGTATCGGTGCGCACGGTCAAGGCCCCGGGGTTTGGCCCCAAGGGCGTGCTGCGCTGCATCCTGCCGTTCACGATCTTTCTCAAGCTCAAGGACATCGGTGGCAACGTCCTGCCGCCGTATGACGAGGAGTTCCGTGAAGTCGCGATGGACACGGCGCAAGCCGCGGCCTACCGCGATCTGGCGGGTCGGCTGACCGCGGAGCTGAAACAGGCTCTGGCGCGACGCGATACGACCTTGCTGGGTGTGGTCCTCAACGTGCTGCTGGCCTGGCCGGATTGCTGCTTCCGGTCGGAGACCGTGGTGCATCCGCGCACGCGCAACACCTTGGCGTTTGTCCCGGCTCAGTTCAACGAGTTCGAGATCAGCCCCAAGGAGCGTGAGCTGATCGACATCTGCAAAGAGGAGAAGGCGCAGGGCCGCAAGGTCCTGGCCTACACGGTCTATACCGGCACGCGCGACACCACGTCGCGCCTGAAGGTGTTGCTGGAGCAGGAAGGCTTCAAGGTGGCGGTGCTGCGCGCGAGCGTGGATGCCAGCCGCCGCGAAGACTGGATCGCCGAGCAACTGGACCGTGGCATCGACGTGCTCATCACCAACCCCGAGTTGGTCAAGACGGGGCTGGACCTGTTGGAGTTCCCGACGATCGTGTTCATGCAGTCGGGCTACAACGTGTACTCGCTCCAGCAGGCGGCACGCCGCTCCTGGCGCATCGGGCAGAAGCAGCCCGTGCGTGTGATCTACCTCGGCTACGCCGGTTCCTCGCAGATGACCTGCCTGGAGCTGATGGCCAAGAAGATCATGGTCTCGCAGTCCACCTCGGGCGACGTGCCCGAATCCGGGCTCGATGTCCTGAACCAGGACGGTGATTCCGTCGAGGTCGCACTGGCCCGGCAGCTTGTCGCCGCATGA
- the traD gene encoding type IV conjugative transfer system coupling protein TraD produces MSGKQPVEVLLRPAVELYTVAACAGAAFLCLVAPWSLALSPAMGIGSALAFGAYGAIRYRDARIILRYRRNIRRLPRYVMTSKDVPVSQQRLFVGRGFLWEQKHTHRLMQTYRPEFRRYVEPTPAYRLTRRLEERLEFAPLPLSRLPKLTGWDAPFNPVRPLPPVGGLPRLHGIEPDEVDVSLPLGERVGHSLVLGTTRVGKTRLAELFVTQDIRRRNAAGEHEVVIVIDPKGDADLLKRMYVEAQRAGREGEFYIFHLGWPEISARYNAVGRFGRISEVATRIAGQLSGEGNSAAFREFAWRFVNIIARALVELGQRPDYMLIQRHVINIDALFIEYAQHYFAKTEPKAWEVIVQIEAKLNEKNIPRNMIGREKRVVALEQYLSQARNYDPVLDGLRSAVRYDKTYFDKIVASLLPLLEKLTSGKIAQLLAPNYSDLADPRPIFDWMQVIRKRAVVYVGLDALSDAEVAAAVGNSMFSDLVSVAGHIYKHGIDDGLPGASAGARVPINVHADEFNELMGDEFIPLINKGGGAGLQVTAYTQTLSDIEARIGNRAKAGQVIGNFNNLFMLRVRETATAELLTRQLPKVEVYTTTIVSGATDSSDIRGATDFTSNTQDRISMASVPMIEPSHVVGLPKGQCFALLQGGQLWKVRMPLPAPDPDEVMPTDLQQLAGYMRQSYSEATQWWEFTSSAALPHAALPDDLLDDAAPAEPDAVATGADDSTGEAAP; encoded by the coding sequence ATGTCGGGCAAACAGCCGGTCGAGGTTCTGCTACGCCCAGCGGTGGAGCTATACACCGTCGCGGCGTGTGCAGGCGCCGCGTTTCTGTGCCTGGTGGCCCCATGGTCGCTCGCGCTGAGCCCGGCCATGGGCATCGGCAGCGCCTTGGCGTTCGGCGCCTACGGCGCGATCCGCTACCGCGATGCCCGCATCATCCTGCGCTACCGGCGCAACATCCGCCGTCTGCCGCGTTACGTGATGACCAGCAAGGACGTGCCGGTCAGCCAGCAGCGCCTATTCGTGGGGCGCGGCTTTCTCTGGGAGCAGAAGCACACGCATCGGCTGATGCAGACGTACCGGCCCGAGTTCCGCCGCTACGTCGAGCCGACGCCGGCCTACCGGCTGACCAGGCGCCTGGAGGAACGGCTGGAGTTCGCGCCATTGCCGCTCTCGCGCCTGCCGAAGCTCACCGGCTGGGACGCGCCTTTCAACCCCGTGCGCCCGTTGCCGCCTGTCGGCGGCCTGCCAAGGCTGCACGGCATCGAGCCCGACGAAGTGGACGTCAGCCTGCCGCTGGGCGAGCGCGTCGGGCACTCGCTGGTGCTGGGCACCACGCGGGTGGGCAAGACGCGCCTGGCCGAGTTGTTCGTCACGCAGGACATCCGTCGCAGGAATGCTGCCGGCGAGCATGAGGTCGTCATCGTCATCGACCCCAAGGGGGATGCCGATCTCTTGAAACGGATGTACGTCGAAGCCCAGCGCGCTGGCCGCGAAGGCGAGTTCTACATCTTCCACTTGGGCTGGCCGGAAATCAGCGCCCGCTACAACGCCGTGGGCCGCTTCGGTCGGATCTCGGAAGTGGCGACACGCATCGCGGGGCAGCTCTCCGGCGAAGGCAACAGCGCGGCGTTCCGCGAGTTCGCATGGCGCTTCGTGAACATCATCGCCCGCGCCCTGGTGGAACTGGGGCAGCGCCCGGACTACATGCTGATCCAGCGCCACGTCATCAACATCGACGCGCTGTTCATTGAGTACGCCCAGCACTACTTTGCCAAGACGGAGCCCAAGGCCTGGGAGGTGATCGTCCAGATCGAGGCCAAGCTCAACGAGAAGAACATCCCAAGGAACATGATCGGGCGCGAGAAGCGTGTGGTGGCGCTGGAGCAATACCTCTCCCAGGCGCGCAACTACGACCCTGTGCTCGATGGCCTGCGCTCGGCGGTGCGCTACGACAAGACCTACTTCGACAAGATCGTTGCATCGCTGCTGCCGCTGCTGGAAAAGCTCACGAGCGGCAAGATCGCCCAGCTCCTGGCGCCGAACTACTCCGACCTGGCCGACCCGCGCCCGATCTTCGACTGGATGCAGGTGATCAGGAAGCGCGCCGTCGTCTATGTCGGCTTGGACGCGCTGTCCGATGCGGAGGTCGCCGCAGCGGTCGGCAACTCGATGTTCAGCGATCTCGTCTCGGTGGCTGGGCACATCTACAAGCACGGAATCGACGATGGCCTGCCGGGCGCATCGGCTGGTGCGCGCGTGCCGATCAACGTGCATGCGGACGAGTTCAATGAATTGATGGGTGACGAGTTCATTCCGCTCATCAACAAGGGCGGTGGCGCGGGCCTGCAAGTCACCGCCTACACGCAAACGCTTTCGGACATCGAGGCCCGCATCGGCAACCGCGCGAAGGCCGGCCAAGTGATCGGGAATTTCAACAATTTATTCATGTTGCGCGTGCGCGAGACGGCCACCGCGGAACTGCTGACGAGGCAGTTGCCGAAGGTCGAGGTCTATACGACCACCATCGTCTCGGGCGCGACGGACAGCTCAGACATCCGCGGCGCGACGGACTTCACGTCGAACACCCAGGACCGCATCAGCATGGCCAGCGTGCCGATGATCGAGCCGTCACACGTCGTCGGTCTGCCCAAGGGCCAATGCTTCGCGCTGCTGCAGGGCGGCCAGCTTTGGAAGGTGCGCATGCCGCTTCCGGCGCCAGACCCCGATGAAGTGATGCCGACGGACTTGCAGCAACTGGCCGGGTATATGCGCCAGAGCTACAGCGAGGCCACGCAGTGGTGGGAGTTCACCAGTTCCGCAGCCTTGCCGCATGCAGCCTTGCCCGACGACCTGCTGGATGACGCCGCTCCAGCCGAGCCTGACGCGGTGGCCACCGGCGCCGACGACAGCACCGGCGAGGCCGCACCATGA
- the pilL2 gene encoding PFGI-1 class ICE element type IV pilus protein PilL2 has translation MCPSPPWFHYPERRLLAGFLGLLWSVLAGGCATTTAPVAPDTIAEVLAAPEPEASEYIPVVRYARYTLVELAPMAAQRDLLLQTIDVSMPEDARATVGDGLRHVLKRSGYGLCQTAHAVIELYALPLPAVHLHLGPMTLRDALLTLAGPAWELHADDRARQICFERPGDRAVAESPSEPPATEAVQTFPLAPMVSGGQP, from the coding sequence ATGTGCCCCTCTCCACCGTGGTTTCACTATCCCGAACGCCGCCTTCTGGCGGGATTTCTCGGCCTGCTGTGGTCGGTGCTGGCCGGTGGCTGCGCGACGACGACTGCGCCGGTCGCGCCCGACACCATCGCGGAAGTCTTGGCCGCGCCTGAACCCGAGGCTTCCGAGTACATCCCGGTCGTGCGCTACGCCCGCTACACACTGGTCGAACTGGCACCCATGGCGGCGCAGCGCGACCTGTTGTTGCAGACCATCGACGTGTCCATGCCCGAGGATGCCCGCGCCACGGTCGGGGATGGGCTTCGGCACGTGCTCAAACGCAGCGGCTATGGCCTGTGCCAGACCGCGCATGCCGTGATCGAGCTGTACGCGCTGCCGTTGCCGGCGGTACACCTGCACCTCGGCCCCATGACCTTGCGCGATGCGCTGCTCACGCTGGCTGGCCCGGCCTGGGAACTGCACGCGGATGACCGCGCACGGCAAATCTGCTTCGAGCGGCCCGGCGATCGCGCGGTCGCCGAGTCCCCATCCGAGCCACCCGCCACCGAGGCGGTGCAGACGTTCCCGCTGGCACCCATGGTTTCGGGAGGCCAGCCATGA
- a CDS encoding integrating conjugative element protein: protein MTKPHPAHLAFTGLLMLLSGLPLASRAGEPLIVVEDRGGTSALPYYEALNLQPRANAPARPSIPTPQVPATRADEAAMLPVRSAKLTPGTVARRVIEAPGLRPFVVIGDDEASRAWLQRRAAALRERGAVGLVVNVETAQGLARLRALVPGVPLAPVAGDDLADRLGLRHYPALITATGIEQ from the coding sequence ATGACGAAACCCCATCCCGCCCATCTCGCGTTCACGGGCCTACTCATGCTGCTGTCAGGCCTGCCGCTGGCCTCGCGTGCCGGCGAGCCACTGATCGTTGTCGAGGACCGTGGCGGCACGTCGGCATTGCCGTACTACGAAGCCCTGAATCTCCAGCCGCGCGCCAACGCACCGGCGCGGCCGTCCATCCCGACGCCCCAGGTTCCTGCCACACGGGCGGACGAAGCCGCGATGCTGCCGGTGCGCAGCGCCAAGCTCACGCCCGGCACCGTCGCGCGACGGGTGATCGAAGCGCCCGGCCTGCGGCCGTTCGTGGTCATCGGCGACGACGAGGCTTCCCGGGCCTGGTTGCAGCGCCGCGCCGCCGCTTTGCGCGAACGTGGCGCGGTCGGCCTGGTCGTCAACGTCGAGACCGCGCAGGGCCTGGCGCGGCTGCGCGCCCTGGTGCCGGGCGTGCCGCTCGCGCCCGTGGCCGGCGACGACCTGGCCGATCGCCTGGGCCTGCGGCACTACCCGGCGCTGATCACGGCCACCGGCATCGAGCAATGA
- a CDS encoding AAA family ATPase, producing the protein MASIRSEYHRFLAHLAQRHVHDDVRRLAHLVLDHLQPLAEVGAARRGRSTRLAPLAIAHLAQMPVAYDGDARGPENGPALGRLHQLEVGPFRGFMRQETFDLSHDITLVYGANGTGKSSFCEALEVAMLGSISEAQAKRVDQRTYCNNARLRRHVAPVLSSTAAGEAQAVQPDEAEYRFCFIEKNRLDDFARIAARTPSDQRQLIATLFGVDQFSEFVRGFNPSLDQDLMLAGVQAAQLAQRRLRLANSEQTIAAYPQKIAAVEGLEQALAQRMSPGATYQACVDWLLGTPQQQGRLPYVQAQLDANPPAIHEVTQARLQALLAEAYRVQGLWQASSAQLAARAGEVSYAKLYEAVQALADGATACPACGTGLAAVAQDPFARARMGLEQLAQLAVLQQQEAGHRTQLSEAVRALWDEMRRVVAAAGVACPAESQAAGLPLLPPTSAGNWLGGWVNGDQRAWQALLRIAQIIEGFDAQARDVHAQRGAMAQERDRLQQHQLEIERLRTMRTTADQELAAARQTVAQFDDANRGLIQAATDEMPVVVHHQRVKAAYDGFLPEIQAYLTALPGVLLQGLGDQARHLYNAFNRADPPGDLLHALWLPVAENGKIEVEFAGEPGVRYDALIVFSEGHIKCLGLAILLAKNLAQGCPVVIFDDVVNAIDDDHRDGIWRTFFEDGLLHGKQVILTSHAEEFLHRIQQELGVRRAAAIKRYKFLPHQGEHELRVDSDPPAKNYVLLAQQALAADEKREALRQARPALESLTDRLWTWLGRRADGRIDIKLSGPRAPWELNNKCTKLRSAVERIAAQHAGAPDAVGALVRLLNVSGTSIEWGYLNSGVHDAQRDHEFDRATVRTVVEAVTALDAALDTLQNR; encoded by the coding sequence GTGGCAAGCATACGTTCGGAGTACCACCGGTTCCTGGCGCACTTGGCGCAGCGGCACGTGCACGACGACGTGCGCCGGCTGGCGCACCTGGTGCTCGATCACCTGCAGCCACTGGCCGAGGTCGGTGCTGCACGCCGGGGGCGCTCCACGCGCTTGGCGCCGCTGGCCATCGCGCATCTGGCGCAGATGCCTGTCGCCTACGACGGGGACGCGCGCGGCCCCGAAAACGGGCCGGCGCTCGGGCGACTGCACCAGCTCGAAGTCGGGCCGTTTCGAGGATTCATGCGGCAGGAGACGTTCGACCTCAGCCATGACATCACCTTGGTCTACGGTGCCAACGGCACCGGCAAGAGCAGCTTCTGCGAAGCCTTGGAAGTGGCGATGCTCGGTTCGATCAGCGAAGCGCAGGCCAAGCGGGTCGACCAGCGGACGTACTGCAACAACGCTCGCCTGCGCCGCCACGTCGCGCCAGTCCTGTCGTCTACGGCGGCGGGCGAAGCGCAGGCCGTCCAGCCCGACGAAGCTGAGTATCGCTTCTGCTTCATCGAGAAGAACCGCCTCGACGATTTCGCCCGAATCGCCGCGCGGACCCCGAGCGATCAGCGCCAGCTCATCGCCACCCTGTTCGGCGTGGACCAGTTCAGCGAGTTCGTGCGCGGCTTCAACCCCTCGCTCGATCAGGACCTGATGCTTGCCGGCGTGCAGGCGGCGCAGCTGGCGCAGCGTCGCCTGCGGTTGGCGAACTCCGAACAGACCATCGCCGCCTACCCGCAGAAGATCGCAGCGGTCGAGGGCCTGGAACAAGCTTTGGCGCAGCGCATGTCACCTGGCGCGACCTATCAAGCCTGCGTGGACTGGCTGCTGGGTACGCCGCAGCAGCAAGGACGGCTACCGTATGTCCAGGCTCAGCTGGACGCCAACCCGCCTGCCATTCACGAGGTGACCCAGGCCCGCCTGCAAGCGTTGCTGGCAGAGGCCTACCGCGTCCAGGGACTGTGGCAAGCGTCTTCCGCGCAACTCGCGGCCCGCGCGGGCGAGGTGTCGTACGCGAAGCTCTACGAGGCCGTGCAAGCGTTGGCGGACGGGGCGACCGCGTGTCCGGCATGTGGAACCGGACTGGCCGCTGTGGCACAGGACCCGTTCGCCAGGGCGCGAATGGGCCTGGAGCAGCTCGCGCAACTGGCCGTCCTGCAGCAGCAAGAGGCCGGGCATCGGACGCAGTTGAGCGAGGCGGTCCGAGCGCTGTGGGACGAAATGCGCCGCGTGGTGGCGGCGGCTGGGGTCGCTTGTCCTGCCGAATCGCAGGCCGCGGGCCTGCCACTGCTGCCTCCCACGTCGGCGGGCAATTGGCTCGGCGGCTGGGTGAATGGGGACCAGCGCGCCTGGCAAGCCCTCTTACGGATCGCACAGATCATCGAAGGCTTCGACGCGCAGGCGCGCGACGTGCATGCCCAGCGCGGCGCGATGGCCCAGGAGCGGGACCGCCTGCAACAGCATCAGCTGGAGATCGAACGGCTGCGGACCATGCGCACGACTGCGGATCAGGAGCTGGCGGCCGCCCGCCAAACCGTGGCCCAATTCGACGACGCGAACCGCGGCCTGATCCAGGCGGCCACGGACGAAATGCCGGTGGTGGTGCACCATCAGCGGGTCAAGGCCGCCTACGACGGCTTCCTACCCGAGATTCAGGCATACCTGACCGCTCTGCCGGGGGTTCTGCTACAGGGGCTGGGAGACCAAGCCCGCCATCTCTACAACGCATTCAACCGGGCCGATCCGCCCGGCGATCTGCTGCACGCGCTGTGGTTGCCCGTGGCCGAGAACGGCAAGATCGAGGTGGAGTTCGCCGGCGAGCCGGGCGTGCGCTACGACGCGTTGATCGTCTTCAGCGAAGGGCACATCAAATGCTTGGGTCTGGCGATTCTGCTTGCCAAGAACCTCGCGCAGGGCTGCCCCGTGGTCATCTTCGATGACGTCGTCAATGCGATAGACGACGACCATCGCGATGGCATCTGGCGTACCTTCTTCGAGGACGGTTTGCTCCACGGCAAGCAGGTTATCCTCACCTCGCACGCAGAGGAGTTCCTGCACCGCATCCAGCAGGAGTTGGGCGTGCGCCGCGCCGCGGCCATCAAGCGCTACAAGTTTCTCCCGCATCAGGGAGAGCACGAACTGCGGGTCGACAGCGACCCGCCAGCGAAGAACTATGTTCTTCTGGCCCAGCAGGCGTTGGCGGCTGACGAGAAACGCGAGGCACTGCGCCAGGCCCGGCCGGCGCTGGAGAGTCTGACGGACCGCCTGTGGACGTGGCTGGGTCGGCGGGCGGACGGCCGGATCGACATCAAGCTGAGCGGGCCCCGCGCGCCTTGGGAGCTGAACAATAAATGCACCAAGTTGCGGTCGGCCGTCGAGCGTATCGCGGCGCAACATGCGGGTGCGCCGGATGCCGTAGGGGCGTTGGTCAGGCTGCTCAATGTCAGCGGTACGAGTATTGAATGGGGTTACCTCAATAGCGGTGTGCACGACGCTCAGCGCGATCATGAGTTCGATCGGGCGACGGTAAGAACGGTCGTCGAGGCGGTTACGGCGTTGGATGCTGCTCTTGATACCCTGCAGAACCGATGA